A window of Chloroflexota bacterium contains these coding sequences:
- a CDS encoding helix-turn-helix transcriptional regulator, whose product MLALRLGSALREARIAASLSQTELAARTGTSQPTISGLELGRGAASSLDRWASVFGSLGLQL is encoded by the coding sequence ATGCTCGCACTTCGGCTCGGCAGCGCCCTCCGTGAAGCCAGGATCGCGGCGAGCCTGAGCCAGACGGAGCTCGCAGCTCGAACCGGCACCTCGCAGCCGACGATCAGTGGTCTCGAGCTCGGTCGTGGCGCGGCGTCGTCGCTCGATCGGTGGGCGTCCGTATTCGGGAGTCTCGGCCTCCAGCTCG